The Vitis riparia cultivar Riparia Gloire de Montpellier isolate 1030 chromosome 10, EGFV_Vit.rip_1.0, whole genome shotgun sequence genome includes a region encoding these proteins:
- the LOC117924389 gene encoding LOW QUALITY PROTEIN: anthocyanidin reductase ((2S)-flavan-3-ol-forming)-like (The sequence of the model RefSeq protein was modified relative to this genomic sequence to represent the inferred CDS: substituted 2 bases at 2 genomic stop codons): MATQHLIIRKKTTCVIGGTRFLASFLVRLLLKRGYAVNVVHVATPKNFASQDPGNDMIKPAIQGGYXMFXKPVQKERLKRVIYTSPAGTVTINKLNGTGVMIDENKWSDVEFLTSVKPLTWGYAVSKTLAENAAWKFAQENSIDLVTVVPAIITGPSLTSEVPHDISLSMSLVTSNESLINGMKGMQISMTHVEDVCLAHIFVAEKASASGRYICCGANTSVPELANFLNKRYPQCKVPTDFRDFPSKSKMLLSSKKLVKEGFGFKHGIEEIYDQSMEYMKAKGLLQN; this comes from the exons ATGGCCACCCAACATCTCATCATCAGGAAGAAGACGACATGTGTGATCGGCGGCACTAGATTTCTAGCATCTTTTCTCGTTAGGCTTTTGCTTAAAAGGGGCTATGCAGTTAATGTCGTCCATGTTGCAACTCCCAAAAACTTTGCTTCTCAGGATCCGGGG AATGACATGATCAAGCCAGCAATTCAAGGGGGGTATTGAATGTTTTGAAAACCTGTGCAAAAGGAAAGACTGAAGCGAGTCATTTATACATCACCTGCAGGTACTGTTACAATCAATAAGCTTAATGGGACAGGTGTGATGATTGATGAGAACAAATGGTCTGATGTTGAGTTCCTCACTTCTGTGAAGCCACTTACTTGG GGTTATGCTGTCTCCAAGACGCTAGCTGAGAATGCAGCTTGGAAATTCGCCCAAGAAAATAGCATTGATCTTGTCACTGTCGTCCCCGCCATCATTACTGGTCCTTCTCTTACTTCAGAGGTTCCTCACGACATTTCTCTCTCAATGTCCCTtgt aacct CGAATGAATCCCTCATAAATGGTATGAAAGGGATGCAAATCTCCATGACTCATGTGGAAGATGTCTGCTTGGCCCATATCTTTGTGGCGGAGAAAGCATCGGCTTCTGGGCGATACATCTGCTGCGGTGCTAATACCAGTGTACCTGAGCTTGCCAACTTCCTCAATAAAAGATACCCTCAGTGCAAAGTCCCAACTGA TTTCCGAGACTTCCCCTCTAAGTCCAAGATGTTACTCTCTTCAAAGAAACTTGTTAAAGAGGGATTCGGTTTTAAGCATGGGATTGAAGAAATCTATGATCAATCCATGGAGTACATGAAGGCTAAGGGACTACTGCAGAATTGA